TTCCAGCGCAACCAGGTGGAGCCGCCGTCCGTGGTTCGAAAGCAGCCGTATTGCGAGGCCAGGTAGAGGATGTTGTCGTCCACCGGATGGGGGATGAGGTCGGCCAGCGGGAGGTTCGGGAGGTCGCCGGTGATGTCCGTCCATGCCACGCCCATGTCCGTGGTGCGGAATACCATGCCGCCGGATTCCCCGGTTCCGTTCATGACGGCCCACGCCTGAGAGGGATCCGCGGGTCGGAGTGATATGCGACGCACTCGCTGCGACGACGGGATGCCGCCGGACCGCTCCTCCCAGATGCCCTGCCGGTAGACCTGTACCTTGGCGCTGGTCGCGGGCCATCCGAGGCTGGCGTACAGGACATCGCCATGGAGAATGGTCCGGCGGGGAGCGACGAGGTCACCGACGATGTGGGGAAGCTCACCGGGACTCAGGAGACGCCATGTGTCGCCCGCGTCCTTGGATCGGTACACCTCTCCCCCCGAGTTTGTGTAGAGCCACGGCGGGGAACCGCCATCCTGCACAATCTTCGGCCACCCGTAGGAAGTAGGCGGCAAGCCGTTGTTGATGGTTCCCCAACTGCCGCCGGTGTTGGTGGATCGCTTTCGGTGGAACGGAAGATCTCCGCTGTACAGGCCGTTCGTGACCCAGAGGTTGGCGGAGTTCCCCGCGTCGACCGCGAAGTCGCAGCCATCTCCCGGAAACATGCGGCTCCACAGAGCTCCGCTGTCCACGGTGAGGGAGATCCCGTTGTCCTGCGTCCCGCCACCCAGGACGGAGAAGTCGTCTGATGACACTCCCACATGATAATACTGGGTGATCGGCAGCGTGTTGAACTCGTCGCTCCAGGTGGCTCCCTGGTCGGTGGAACGGATCCACCCGCCGTCGTTGCCGACCCACACCGACGCTCCGTCAGGGCTCCAGGCGATGGCGTGCTGGTCCACATGAACGACCGCAACCCCCAGATTCGTCCAGTTGTCGCCGCCGTCGGTCGAGCGGAGAAGCACGACGCCTCCGGCGAGGACGATGTCCGGATTCGTCGGGCAGGCCGCGATGACATTGTTGTACCAGCCCTGCTCGCCGAGGTGGTTTGTGCCCGGCGAGATGTCGTCCCAGGTGCGCCCCGCATCTGTCGTACGGAAGATCCCGAGAAGCCGGTTGTCGGAGTCCCTGGCGACCGATGCGTACACCCGGTCCGGATCCGCGGGACTGGCCGCGAGGGCTGTTCGCCCGACATCGGATATCGGCGCGCCGCCTTGATCGAGCTTCACCCAGGTGTCGCCGCCGTCGGGAGACCGGTAGATGGCGTCTCCGTGGCGAGCTGTATAGAGGACGGTCGGATTCTCCGGGACGATGGCGAGGTCGGTGGCATCGCCTCCCAGCATACGCACCAGAGACGCCGCCGAGTTGGTAGAGCGGTAATAACCTTCGTTCGTTGCCGCATGGATGACGGCGGGATCATTGGGATCGTACCGAATGCGGTAGTAGGAAGAGGGCTCGGCGAACCATCCCTGTCCGTTGTCGATCGGGACTTCCTGCCAGCTGCCGCCGCCGTCGGTCGTTCGATGGAGTCCCGCCCCCGCGCGGAGATGCGGTTCCCCTGTTCCAACCAGGATGTCATCGGCGTCGTTCGGGTTCGTGGCGAATGAACCGATCGCGAGACTGGGAAGACTGT
The Gemmatimonadota bacterium DNA segment above includes these coding regions:
- a CDS encoding T9SS type A sorting domain-containing protein, coding for MRELERHTCRSHPTRLRGVLAVWYPRRMMVKRLPPLPTFRRTALTALAVLMVAVPIRDTPSPDPATRPRAGANRQRAFFADWHHPHGTLLPAEVVERIHREVRAVPEAEIARGAEGEWQSLGPHGIETPAGQQVTGRVLDLEPRADGSLRVASASGGLWRTGPIFSAPLSDSLPSLAIGSFATNPNDADDILVGTGEPHLRAGAGLHRTTDGGGSWQEVPIDNGQGWFAEPSSYYRIRYDPNDPAVIHAATNEGYYRSTNSAASLVRMLGGDATDLAIVPENPTVLYTARHGDAIYRSPDGGDTWVKLDQGGAPISDVGRTALAASPADPDRVYASVARDSDNRLLGIFRTTDAGRTWDDISPGTNHLGEQGWYNNVIAACPTNPDIVLAGGVVLLRSTDGGDNWTNLGVAVVHVDQHAIAWSPDGASVWVGNDGGWIRSTDQGATWSDEFNTLPITQYYHVGVSSDDFSVLGGGTQDNGISLTVDSGALWSRMFPGDGCDFAVDAGNSANLWVTNGLYSGDLPFHRKRSTNTGGSWGTINNGLPPTSYGWPKIVQDGGSPPWLYTNSGGEVYRSKDAGDTWRLLSPGELPHIVGDLVAPRRTILHGDVLYASLGWPATSAKVQVYRQGIWEERSGGIPSSQRVRRISLRPADPSQAWAVMNGTGESGGMVFRTTDMGVAWTDITGDLPNLPLADLIPHPVDDNILYLASQYGCFRTTDGGSTWLRWNEGMPGAAIVTDLECVNRWSIDGTFHIIAGTYGRGAWGRTITDGGTTAVPLVPTTNRDLTLSRPTPNPASTHATIRFHLPREASVQLTIHDVAGRRVASVLDETRASGDHFVNLPVGTLPPGIFFVRLRAGELVASEQLTLSR